Within Streptomyces roseirectus, the genomic segment CGATCATAGTTCCGGACCAACGGGCCGGCGGACCCACGGTCACGGAACCGACGGGCCGCTGATGCGGCGGCCCTGCCGGTCGTAGGGCCAGGCGTTGGGGACGCAGCCGTGGAGCCCTTTTATCTGTTGCATCATCGCGGGCGCGGGCGCGCCCTTCGCGGGGCACGTCTCGTGGCCGTGGCCCAGGAAGTGGCCCACCTCGTGGTTGATGACGAGGGCCCGGTAGGCGGGGATGTCGTCGGGGTAGTACCGGGTGGCCGTGAGCCAGCGGCGCAGGTTGACCATGACCTTGTGGGAGACGTTGCAGTTGAGTTCACCCCGGGTGTCCAGGCCGTACTCGGCGCAGGTCGCGTCGACGGTGGCCGGGGTCGCCACGCGGACCACGAAGTCGGCGGGGCCGGACGAGACCCGGCGGAAGGCGGTCCGGCCGTCGGCGGTCCAGCCCCGGGAATCGGCGAGGATCCGCTCGACCTCCGCCGCGGTGTCCGTCAGGGAGAGGCCGAGGTCCTTCTCGATCTCCACCTTGTAGCGCCAGAGGTTTCCCCGGCCCGTTCGGCGGCCGGTCCCGGGGGCGGTGCGGTAGACCCCCGAGCCGCGTTCGAGGATCGAGACGGACGGCGACGGCGACGCCGATACCGATGCCGATGCCGATGCCGATGCCGAAGGAGGCTCCGCAGCAGGGGACTTCACGCCCGGCACCCCCTCCACCCTCGATCCCACCCCCGCCCCCGCCCTTGTCCCCCCGCCCGTCTCCCACGCCGCCACTCCCCCGATCCCCCCGACCGCAGCCACCGTCGCCAGCACGGCCGGCGCGAGCGACCGCCTGCGCGGAGCGGCACGGCGACGACGACGGCGCCGACGGGCACGGGGGCGGGAGCGAGGTTCTTCGTGAGCTGTCACGAGGCTCCAAGGTGGCCGCGCCATGTGATGACCCTTGGCCCAACCGACAACGAAACGGTAACGGGTGTTTGGTTCTGTGGTTTCCTGAGCGCTAGTTGACCGTTACTGACCCAATGTCACGTGTACTTCTGATCGAGGACGACCGAGCCGTACGCGAGGGAGTCGCCCTGGGCCTGCGCCGCCAGGGCCACGACGTGTGCGCGACGGCGACCGGCGAGGAAGGACTCGACCGGCTGCGCACGTTCCGCCCCGACCTCGTCGTCCTCGATCTGATGCTGCCCGGCATGCCGGGCCTGGAGGTGTGCGGACGGATCCGCGCGGCCGACCAGACCCTCCCGCTGATCATGGCGACGGCGCGGGGCGACGAGGTGGACATCGTGGTCGGCCTGGAGGCCGGCGCCGACGACTACGTCGTCAAACCGGTGACCGCCCGCGTGCTGGACGCCCGGATCCGGGCGGTGCTGAGACGGGCCGGCGGCACCGGCGCGGACCTCCCGAGGATCGACACCTTCGGCGAACTGACCGTCGACCGCGCCGGCGTGACCGTCACGCTCAGGAACACCCCGGTCGCCCTCGCCCCCTCCGAGATGCGCCTGCTGCTGACCCTCTCCGCCTCACCGGGCCAGGTGTTCAGCCGGCAGCAGTTGCTGGAGGCGGTGTGGGAGCACGACTATCACGGCGACGCCCGTCTGGTGGACGCCTGCGTCAAACGCCTGCGCACCAAGCTGGACGAGCCCTCGCGCGCGCCCCGGTACATCCACACCGTGCGCGGCTTCGGCTACCGCTTCGCCACCGGCCGGTGAACCGCCCGCTGCGCGGCCTGCGTCCCCGTCTCATCGTCGCCTTCGTGCTGGTCGCCGCCGTCGCCACGACCGCGACCGGCGCCCTGACGCTGCGCGAGGCCCGCACCGGCATCCTCCGGCAGAGCCAGGACGCGGTGATCCACCAACTCCGCACCCGGGTGAGCCAGCAGGCGCCCGCCCTGCGCTACCCGCCCGCGCGGGCGGACCTGCGCGCGTTCGCCGACGGCATCGCGGAGGCGGACGGCCGGTGGCGGGTGCTGGCCGAGTACCGGGACCTCGGCGCCGGGGACCGGCTGGACGAACTCACGCCGGAGATACGGGAGTCGGTGTCCGACAGCAGGGCGACCGTGTTCCAGCGGGTGCGCGCGGACGGCCGCACCTCGCTCCTGGTCGGCATGTCCGTCGTCTTCACCGACCGGAGCACCACGGCCTCCGGCGTCCGGGTGTTCCTGTCGGTGCCGCAGACGGTGGAGCAGCGGTCCGTCGACGCCCTGGTCACCGGCGTCGAACGGGCCATGCTGGGCGCTCTGGTGCTCGCGGTGGCGCTCGCGCTGTTCGCGGCGCGCGGGGTGCTGGTGCCGGTGCGGGCGCTGCGGCAGGCGACGCGGCGGATCGCCGAGGGCCGGCTGGACACCCGGCTCGCGGTGCACGGTTCGGACGAACTCGCCGACCTGTCCCACACGTTCAACGAGACGGCCGCCGCCCTTGAGGCGTCGGTCGCGGAGCTGCGGGAGATGGAGGCGCGGGCACGCCGGTTCACCGCCGACGTCTCGCACGAACTGCGCACGCCGCTGGCCGCGAT encodes:
- a CDS encoding DUF3152 domain-containing protein, whose amino-acid sequence is MARPPWSLVTAHEEPRSRPRARRRRRRRRAAPRRRSLAPAVLATVAAVGGIGGVAAWETGGGTRAGAGVGSRVEGVPGVKSPAAEPPSASASASASVSASPSPSVSILERGSGVYRTAPGTGRRTGRGNLWRYKVEIEKDLGLSLTDTAAEVERILADSRGWTADGRTAFRRVSSGPADFVVRVATPATVDATCAEYGLDTRGELNCNVSHKVMVNLRRWLTATRYYPDDIPAYRALVINHEVGHFLGHGHETCPAKGAPAPAMMQQIKGLHGCVPNAWPYDRQGRRISGPSVP
- a CDS encoding response regulator transcription factor encodes the protein MSRVLLIEDDRAVREGVALGLRRQGHDVCATATGEEGLDRLRTFRPDLVVLDLMLPGMPGLEVCGRIRAADQTLPLIMATARGDEVDIVVGLEAGADDYVVKPVTARVLDARIRAVLRRAGGTGADLPRIDTFGELTVDRAGVTVTLRNTPVALAPSEMRLLLTLSASPGQVFSRQQLLEAVWEHDYHGDARLVDACVKRLRTKLDEPSRAPRYIHTVRGFGYRFATGR
- a CDS encoding ATP-binding protein, whose protein sequence is MNRPLRGLRPRLIVAFVLVAAVATTATGALTLREARTGILRQSQDAVIHQLRTRVSQQAPALRYPPARADLRAFADGIAEADGRWRVLAEYRDLGAGDRLDELTPEIRESVSDSRATVFQRVRADGRTSLLVGMSVVFTDRSTTASGVRVFLSVPQTVEQRSVDALVTGVERAMLGALVLAVALALFAARGVLVPVRALRQATRRIAEGRLDTRLAVHGSDELADLSHTFNETAAALEASVAELREMEARARRFTADVSHELRTPLAAMSAVTDVLDEDAARLDPDTATAVRLISEETGRLASLVDDLMEISRFDAGAAAVHRDVIDLAESIRRTLAARGWTDAVEAQLPYPVRADVDPRRVDVVVANLVGNALRHGERPVSVRLASDGREAVIEVRDSGPGIAGDVLPYVFDRFFKSDSARTRSEGSGLGLAITAENVRAHGGSVHAANHPAGGAVFTVALPLTHESPPPEPEQP